The genomic interval CTCAGCGCCTCGTCGCGGACTTGCGGGGCCAGAGTGCGTAGGCCCAGAAGGGGATGAACGCGAGCAGCTCCACGCCGACGACATACAGCCCTCGCGGCGACAGCATGCCCGCGCCGATGGGGGACACGGGCAGCGGTTGGACGGGGGCGAACACGCGGGCGTTCGAGAACGGCCACAACAGCGCCGCGCCCAATCCGCCGTCGGTGAGTGAGTCGAGCAGCCCGTGGCTCGCCACCGCGAGGAACGCCAGTGCGCCCCAGCGCAGGGGCGGCGCGGAGGCCCACTTCGCCGCCAGCGCCACGAGGAGCGCCACGCCCGCGGCGAAGACGAACGAGTGCGACGCCCCTCGATGTCCCCACGGCGCCGAGTACGGAATGCGGAACACGAAGGCCACCACGTCCGCGTCGGGAAGCAGGGCGAGGGCCGCGAAGAACACCATGGAGGCAATCCGCCGGCGGGTCGACCCGTCGCCTGCCTCGTACCGCCCCAACGCCAGACCCACCGCCGCGTGACCGATGCTCGCCATCTCTTCTCCGGAGCGAAGGATATATCGCACCGGCCCGCGGTGGCGGTGACGCGCGCTACTTCGACGGAGTGTCCGTGCCGGTGGTCAGCCTGTGCGCGGGCACGGGTGTGGCGGTCGCCACGTTCCAGCTGTCCGGCCGGCCAGCCACGTCCCCGGTGGGCCGCACGCCGTTGCCCAGCACTCCCGTCTTGTTGCGGCCCCAGGAGTAGATGGTTCCGTCCGTGGCGGTGGCATACGCGTAGAACGACTGCGCGGTGTTGTGCAGGGCCGAGAAGGTGACGCCCGGGGCCACCTGCACGGGTCGGAAGACCATCTTCTGGTACTTCCTCCAGTCCCAGTTGTACGGCGTGGGGTAGGTGGCGAAGTCCAGCATCACGCCATTGCCCACTTCACCCAAGGCGCTGTCGCCCCAACCCCACAGCGTCCCGTCGTCCAGAATCACGTGGGTCACATGGCCCGTCGCCGAGACGTGGGCGACCTTGCGCGCGCCGAACTCCGGGAAGGACAACTTCACCGGCGTGGAGACGGGATACCAGCCACCCTGCGGCGGGCCGAGTCCCAGGAACGTCCCCTCGAGGCCCCAGCCCCACAGGCTCCCCGTCTCATCGAGCGCGACGACCCACTGTGTCCCTCCGGGAGCAATCTCCAGCACGCGCGTGGGGATGTTCACCAAGGTCGGCCGCGCGTAGTCCTTGAACTTGCCCGTGCCCAAGGTCTCGTTGGCGGAGCCTCCGCCCCAGGCCCACACCTTGCCGGTGTCATCGAGCGCGAAGATGCTCGTGTCGTTCGTGGTGAAGTGCTTGATGTTCACGCCTTGGGGCAGCGGGACACGCGTGGGGCGGGTGATGTTGCGCGGCGCCGTGTTGCCGTCTCCCGCGATGCCCAGCGTGTTTCCAATCGCCGTGCCGCTCATGCCCCAGACCCAGACGGAGCCGTCCGCCTTCAGCGCCATGTTGAAGAGCAGCGCGCTGCGCACGGCGATGACGTTGTCGAACGCCGCGCCCGTGGAGTCCGTGAGGATGAGGTACGGCTGACCGTTGTTCGGGGTCGTCGCGCGGTTGGGATAGTCGTTCGTGGTGCCGTCACCGCGTTGGCCGTAGAGGTTCTGTCCGAAGGTCCAGACGCGTCCCTGGACGTCGAGCGCGATGCTCTGGAAGCCGCCGCCCGCGACGTCCTTGAAGCGCAGGCCCGCGGGCAGGGCGATGTCCACGGGAGGCACCTGGTTGTAGGGATTCGAGTGGCCCACGCCGAGCTGTCCGGCGCGGTTGGAGCCGATGCCCAGCACCCGGCCGTCGACCAGGTAGAACAGCTGGTACTCGGCGGGGGCGATGCGGGTCAGCCCCGCGAGGCTGTCACCCGCGTCGGAGGAGCCTCCGCCCGCGTCCGGTGTCCCCGCGTCCATGGGGCCGCCGTCGCCCGTGGGGTCTCCTCGGGACGACTCGTCGGGTGGGTCCTCCCTTCTCGAATCATCGGGTGACCCGGAGCACCCCAGCAGGACCACGGCGAGCGCGACGAAGAGGGTACGAAATGGTGACATGTTTCTATTGTCACTCGATGACCGTATCAAGGGAAGTCCGGTCACAGGCGCACCTCCGCGCCTCCGCGTGGGTTTTTCCTCCACACCCCTCAACTTCAGCCAATCCACTGTGTCCGAGGAC from Myxococcus stipitatus carries:
- a CDS encoding metal-dependent hydrolase yields the protein MASIGHAAVGLALGRYEAGDGSTRRRIASMVFFAALALLPDADVVAFVFRIPYSAPWGHRGASHSFVFAAGVALLVALAAKWASAPPLRWGALAFLAVASHGLLDSLTDGGLGAALLWPFSNARVFAPVQPLPVSPIGAGMLSPRGLYVVGVELLAFIPFWAYALWPRKSATRR